The Lycium barbarum isolate Lr01 chromosome 12, ASM1917538v2, whole genome shotgun sequence genome includes a region encoding these proteins:
- the LOC132621433 gene encoding DNA-directed RNA polymerase II subunit RPB1: protein MDLRFPYSPAEVAKVRMVQFGIVSPDEIRQMSVVHIEHGETTERGKPKPGGLSDPRLGTIDRKMKCETCMANMAECPGHFGHLELAKPMFHIGFMKPVLSILRCVCFNCSKILADEEDPKFKQAMRIRNPKNRLRKMLDACKNKTKCEGGDEIDVQGQDSETPVKKSRGGCGAQQPKISIDGMKMVAEYKMQKKKSDDPEQMPEPVERKQQLSAERVLSILKRVSDEDCLLLGLNPEYARPDWMILQALPIPPPPVRPSVMMDTSSRSEDDLTHQLAMIIRHNENLKRQERNGAPAHIISEFAQLLQFHIATYFDNDLPGQPRATQRSGRPIKSICSRLKSKEGRIRGNLMGKRVDFSARTVITPDPTINIDQLGVPWSIALNLTYPETVTPYNIERLKELVENGPHPPPGKTGAKYIIRDDGQRLDLRYLKKSSDQHLELGYKVERHLNDGDFVLFNRQPSLHKMSIMGHRIKIMPYSTFRLNLSVTSPYNADFDGDEMNMHVPQSFETRAEVLELMMVPKCIVSPQANRPVMGIVQDTLLGCRKVTKRDTFIEKDVFMNILMWWEDFDGKVPAPAILKPRPLWTGKQVFNLIIPKQINLLRYSAWHNDTEKGYITPGDTQVRIEKGELLSGTLCKKTLGTSTGSLIHVIWEEVGPDAARKFLGHTQWLVNYWLLQQAFSIGIGDTIADASTMEKINETISNAKAKVKELIKAAQEKQLEAEPGRTMMESFENRVNQVLNKARDDAGSSAEKSLSESNNLKAMVTAGSKGSFINISQMTACVGQQNVEGKRIPFGFIDRTLPHFTKDDYGPESRGFVENSYLRGLTPQEFFFHAMGGREGLIDTAVKTSETGYIQRRLVKAMEDIMVKYDGTVRNSLGDVIQFLYGEDGMDSVWIETQKLDSLKAKKTTFDDMYAYEIDDPNWNPSYMLPEAVEDLKGIREIRSVFDAEVQKLEADRHQLGTEIAVTGDNSWPLPVNIQRLVLNAQKTFKIDFRRPSDMHPMEIVEAVDKLQERLKVVPGDDYLSMEAQKNATLFFNILLRSALASKRVLKEYRLSREAFDWLVGEIEARFLQSLVAPGEMIGCVAAQSIGEPATQMTLNTFHYAGVSAKNVTLGVPRLREIINVAKKIKTPSLSVYLKPEVGKTKERAKTVQCALEYTTLRSVTQATEVWYDPDPMSTLIEEDVEFVKSYYEMPDEEIDPDKISPWLLRIELNREMMVDKKLSMADIAEKINLEFDDDLTCIFNDDNAEKLILRIRIMNDEAPKGELDESAEDDVFLKKIESNMLTEMALRGIPDINKVFIKNSKVQKFDDNEGFKAENEWMLDTEGVNLLAVMTHEDVDASRTTSNHLIEVIEVLGIEAVRRALLDELRVVISFDGSYVNYRHLAILCDTMTYRGHLMAITRHGINRNDTGPMMRCSFEETVDILLDAAVYAESDYLRGVTENIMLGQLAPIGTGGCSLYLNEEMLKQAIEIPLPSYMEGGLEFGMTPGRSPISGTPYHDGMMSPSYLLSPNNMRMSPITDAQFSPYVGGMAFSPTSSPGYSPSSPGYSPSSPGYSPTSPGYSPTSPGYSPTSPGYSPTSPTYSPSSPGYSPTSPAYSPTSPSYSPTSPSYSPTSPSYSPTSPSYSPTSPSYSPTSPAYSPTSPAYSPTSPAYSPTSPSYSPTSPSYSPTSPSYSPTSPSYSPTSPSYSPTSPSYSPTSPAYSPTSPGYSPTSPSYSPTSPSYSPTSPSYNPSARYSPSLAYSPTSPKLSPSSPYSPSSPSYSPTSPSYSPTSPSYSPSSPTYSPSSPYNNSGTSPDYSPSSPQYSPSAGYSPSAPGYSPSSTSQYTPRISEKDNKSVKDDKTG from the exons AGAGAGGGAAACCCAAGCCGGGAGGTTTGAGTGATCCTCGGCTTGGGACAATTGATCGAAAGATGAAGTGTGAGACGTGTATGGCTAACATGGCTGAGTGTCCAGGGCATTTTGGTCATCTTGAGCTAGCTAAGCCTATGTTTCATATTGGGTTTATGAAACCTGTACTTAGTATCCTTCGTTGTGTCTGCTTCAACTGCTCCAAAATTCTGGCAGATGAG GAGGATCCCAAATTCAAGCAAGCCATGAGAATCAGGAATCCTAAAAACAGGCTGAGAAAGATGTTGGATGCCtgcaaaaataaaacaaaatgtgAAGGAGGGGATGAAATTGATGTACAAGGTCAAGATTCGGAAACACCTGTCAAGAAGAGTAGAGGTGGCTGTGGTGCACAGCAGCCAAAAATTTCAATAGATGGTATGAAAATGGTTGCTGAATATAAGATGCAAAAGAAAAAGAGTGATGACCCGGAGCAGATGCCAGAACCAGTTGAAAGGAAACAACAACTCTCTGCTGAAAGG GTGTTGAGCATACTGAAGAGGGTAAGTGACGAAGATTGCTTGCTGCTTGGCCTTAACCCGGAGTATGCTCGGCCAGATTGGATGATTCTTCAAGCACTTCCTATACCACCACCACCTGTTCGTCCCTCTGTGATGATGGATACTTCGTCAAGGAGCGAG GATGATTTAACACATCAACTGGCCATGATTATTCGTCATAACGAGAATTTGAAGAGGCAGGAAAGGAATGGGGCTCCGGCACACATCATTTCGGAGTTTGCACAGCTATTGCAATTTCATATAGCTACATATTTTGATAATGATCTGCCTGGACAACCAAGA GCTACGCAAAGATCAGGTAGACCTATTAAATCAATATGTAGTAGATTAAAGTCAAAGGAAGGTCGGATCAGAGGCAATCTGATGGGCAAGAGAGTAGACTTTTCTGCTAGGACAGTGATCACTCCCGATCCAACTATTAACATTGATCAATTGGGAGTTCCATGGAGTATTGCTCTGAATCTCACTTATCCAGAAACAGTGACACCATATAACATTGAAAg GTTAAAGGAGCTTGTTGAAAATGGACCTCATCCACCTCCTGGTAAAACCGGGGCCAAGTATATAATTAGGGATGATGGCCAAAGGCTTGATCTCCGGTACTTGAAGAAGAGCAGCGATCAGCACCTTGAACTAGGATATAAG GTTGAGAGGCACTTGAATGATGGGGATTTTGTTCTCTTCAATCGGCAACCGAGTTTACACAAAATGTCTATTATGGGGCATAGGATCAAGATCATGCCATACTCAACTTTCCGCTTGAATTTATCTGTCACTTCTCCCTACAATGCTGATTTTGATGGTGACGAAATGAACATGCATGTTCCCCAGTCATTTGAAACCAGAGCTGAGGTGCTGGAGCTTATGATGGTCCCTAAGTGTATTGTTTCACCCCAGGCAAATAGGCCTGTAATGGGTATCGTCCAGGATACCCTTTTAGGTTGCCGAAAAGTCACTAAAAGGGACACCTTTATAGAAAAG GATGTCTTTATGAACATCTTAATGTGGTGGGAGGATTTTGACGGGAAAGTACCCGCTCCAGCGATTCTGAAACCAAGGCCACTTTGGACCGGAAAGCAAGTGTTTAACCTCATCATACCAAAACAAATAAATCTGTTAAGATATTCTGCATGGCATAATGATACAGAAAAAGGGTACATAACTCCTGGAGATACTCAAGTTAGAATAGAGAAAGGGGAGTTGCTATCTGGTACTCTCTGCAAAAAGACCCTTGGAACGTCCACTGGAAGTCTGATTCATGTTATATG GGAGGAGGTTGGGCCGGATGCTGCTCGCAAGTTTCTGGGACATACACAGTGGCTGGTTAATTATTGGCTTCTTCAGCAAGCTTTTAGCATTGGAATAGGAGATACAATTGCTGATGCTTCAACCATGGAGAAAATTAATGAAACTATCTCGAATGCAAAAGCCAAAGTCAAAGAACTTATTAAAGCTGCTCAAGAGAAGCAATTAGAAGCTGAACCAGGGCGAACTATGATGGAATCATTCGAGAACAGAGTGAATCAG GTGTTGAATAAAGCTCGTGATGATGCTGGAAGCAGTGCTGAGAAGAGTTTATCAGAGAGCAATAATCTTAAAGCTATGGTTACTGCTGGGTCCAAAGGAAGTTTTATCAACATATCTCAAATGACTGCTTGTGTGGGGCAACAGAATGTTGAAGGGAAACGTATTCCTTTTGGGTTCATAGACCGTACTCTTCCTCATTTTACCAAGGATGATTATGGTCCAGAAAGTCGTGGTTTTGTGGAGAACTCATATCTCCGGGGACTGACCCCACAGGAGTTTTTCTTCCATGCTATGGGTGGTAGAGAAGGTCTAATTGATACTGCTGTAAAAACTTCTGAGACCGGGTACATCCAGAGGCGGTTAGTGAAGGCCATGGAGGATATAATGGTCAAGTATGATGGTACTGTTAGGAATTCATTGGGTGATGTTATCCAGTTTCTGTATGGAGAAGATGGGATGGATTCTGTTTGGATCGAGACGCAGAAGCTGGATTCTCTGAAAGCAAAGAAAACAACATTTGATGACATGTATGCATATGAGATCGATGATCCTAACTGGAACCCAAGTTACATGTTGCCAGAAGCTGTCGAAGATCTAAAAGGTATTCGGGAGATTCGTAGTGTGTTTGATGCAGAGGTCCAGAAGCTTGAAGCTGATAGACACCAGCTTGGGACAGAGATTGCTGTAACGGGTGACAATTCTTGGCCACTTCCTGTTAACATTCAGAGGCTTGTCTTAAATGCCCAAAAGACATTTAAGATAGATTTCCGAAGACCCTCTGATATGCATCCTATGGAGATTGTGGAAGCTGTTGATAAGTTACAAGAGAGGCTTAAGGTTGTTCCTGGCGATGATTATCTGAGCATGGAAGCTCAAAAGAATGCTACTCTTTTCTTCAATATCTTGCTCCGTAGTGCCTTGGCTAGTAAAAGGGTTCTGAAGGAGTATAGGCTTAGTCGAGAGGCTTTCGATTGGCTAGTTGGTGAGATAGAGGCTCGCTTCTTGCAATCCCTTGTCGCACCAGGAGAGATGATTGGCTGTGTTGCAGCACAGTCTATTGGTGAGCCTGCCACACAGATGACGCTTAATACATTTCATTATGCTGGTGTGAGTGCCAAGAATGTTACTCTTGGTGTGCCCAGGTTGAGGGAGATCATCAATGTTGCCAAGAAAATCAAAACACCCTCTCTTTCTGTGTACTTGAAACCTGAGGTAGGCAAAACAAAAGAGAGGGCCAAAACCGTCCAGTGTGCCTTAGAATATACCACTTTGCGGAGCGTTACTCAAGCCACAGAAGTGTGGTATGATCCAGATCCTATGAGCACCCTTATTGAGGAGGATGTTGAATTCGTCAAGTCATACTATGAAATGCCCGATGAAGAGATTGACCCTGACAAAATCTCCCCATGGTTGCTTCGTATAGAGTTAAATCGTGAAATGATGGTGGATAAGAAACTTAGCATGGCTGACATTGCTGAAAAAATCAACCTTGAATTTGATGATGACTTGACATGCATCTTTAACGATGATAATGCTGAAAAGCTGATCCTTCGAATTCGTATTATGAATGATGAAGCTCCAAAAGGTGAACTGGATGAATCTGCTGAGGATGATGTATTCCTTAAGAAGATAGAGAGTAACATGCTTACAGAGATGGCTCTCCGGGGAATTCCAGATATTAATAAAGTGTTCATAAAGAATAGTAAGGTGCAGAAGTTTGATGACAATGAAGGATTTAAAGCAGAAAATGAATGGATGTTGGACACTGAGGGTGTGAATCTCTTGGCTGTTATGACGCATGAAGATGTTGATGCAAGTAGAACGACAAGTAATCACTTGATTGAAGTTATTGAAGTTCTTGGTATTGAGGCAGTTCGTAGAGCATTGCTGGATGAGTTGAGGGTCGTCATATCTTTTGATGGGTCCTATGTGAACTACCGACATTTGGCCATATTGTGTGATACCATGACCTACCGTGGTCATTTAATGGCCATTACTCGTCATGGTATTAACAGGAACGACACTGGTCCTATGATGAGATGCTCATTTGAGGAGACGGTGGACATTCTTCTCGATGCTGCTGTATATGCAGAATCAGATTACTTGAGGGGTGTAACAGAAAATATCATGTTAGGTCAGCTTGCACCAATTGGCACGGGAGGCTGTTCTTTGTACCTCAATGAGGAGATGTTGAAACAAGCTATCGAGATTCCATTGCCTAGCTACATGGAAGGTGGTCTTGAATTTGGCATGACACCTGGACGTTCACCTATCAGTGGAACCCCATATCATGACGGAATGATGTCTCCAAGTTATTTGCTGAGCCCAAATAATATGCGGATGTCACCGATTACAGATGCTCAATTTTCTCCTTATGTGGGCGGAATGGCTTTCTCTCCTACTTCATCCCCTGGATACAGCCCGTCGTCTCCTGGTTACAGCCCATCATCCCCTGGTTACAGCCCGACCTCTCCAGGTTACAGCCCCACTTCCCCTGGTTACAGCCCCACCTCCCCTGGGTACAGCCCCACTTCCCCCACTTATAGCCCAAGCTCCCCTGGCTACAGCCCGACAAGTCCAGCATATTCTCCAACCAGTCCGTCATATTCACCCACATCACCCAGTTATAGCCCAACATCTCCGAGTTATAGCCCTACATCTCCTAGTTATAGCCCAACATCGCCTAGCTATAGCCCTACTTCTCCTGCTTACAGTCCCACTTCGCCTGCATACAGCCCTACTTCTCCTGCCTATAGCCCTACTTCTCCATCTTACAGCCCCACTTCGCCATCTTACAGCCCCACTTCGCCATCATACAGCCCCACCTCGCCTTCATACAGCCCCACCTCGCCTTCATATAGTCCGACTTCTCCATCATATAGTCCGACTTCTCCTGCATACAGTCCTACCTCCCCTGGTTACAGCCCAACATCTCCCAGTTACAGCCCAACATCACCATCATACAGTCCTACATCACCAAGTTACAATCCCTCGGCGAGATACAGCCCCTCCCTTGCATATTCGCCAACCAGTCCGAAGCTGTCTCCTTCTAGTCCATACAGCCCATCATCTCCAAGTTACAG TCCAACGTCACCTTCGTACTCTCCAACATCTCCATCATATTCTCCTTCAAGCCCAACCTACAGTCCCAGCAG CCCATACAACAACTCAGGTACAAGTCCAGATTATAGTCCCAGTTCTCCACAATACAG TCCAAGTGCAGGGTACTCACCAAGTGCTCCTGGCTATTCACCATCATCTACTAGCCAGTACACCCCACGCATAAGTGAGAAAGACAACAAAAGTGTCAAAGATGACAAGACTGGTTAA